The Candidatus Berkiella aquae sequence CGACAACCCCGTTGGGGCAAAGTCGTCCAGCATGGAAGGTCTTACGCGTTTTAGGTAACTTAATGCATGTGCCTGATTTCAATTATGAAACCATAGAAGAAATTGGCCAAGAGCTACATACCTTAGCCAGCCAGGCAAAATTGCCAGAAGAGAATGTATTAGCAATGCCTTATCCAGCTGTGCAATCTCAAGCCGTTAATGGTTTGGTGCGATTAGCATTTACGTCGCTTTATGCAGTTGATGGTGTTGCGCGTCGAGCCAATGCATTGCAAGAAACGCAAGATGCAAAATCTTCTCGTTTTGTTCGATTACATCCAAGTGATGCTAAGCAACGTAACTTGCGAGAAGGTCAACGTATTATCGTCAGTGAAAATAACCAACGTTCACAGCCATTAACACTGCAGCTAGATGAAGGAATTCCATTAGGCGCAGCTTGGGTTGCAAGTGGTATTCCTGAAACACACGTCTTGGGAACAACACTTGGCAACATTGAGATCTTGCCGTGCGAGGGCCAGTAGCATGATCATTGAGTGGTTAACCATTTTAATCACCATTTTGCTGAAAAGTGTCGTGATTATAGTGCCATTGATTCTTGCGGTGGCCTATCTGACTTATTTTGAGCGTAAGGTGATTGGCTATATTCAAGTACGAATTGGACCTAATCGGGTTGGGCCATTTGGCTTATTCCAGCCATTTGCCGATGTGGGCAAGTTGTTGCTCAAAGAAATCATTATGCCAACGAAATCAAACAAGTTTTTGTATATCGTTGCGCCAATTTTGGCTTTTGCTCCTTCACTTGCTGCTTGGTCCATTGTGCCATTTGCAGAAGGTTGGTCACTTGCCAATATTAATGCAGGCCTATTGTTTTTATTGGCCATGACCTCACTTGGCGTTTATGGCGTGATCATTGCGGGTTGGGCCTCCAATTCAAAATATGCTTTTTTAGGTGCACTTCGCTCTGCTGCACAAGTGGTTTCATATGAAATTGCGATGGGATTTGCCTTAGTTGGCGTCTTGATGGCAGCAGGTAGTATGAATTTGAGCGATATCGTCAATGCACAAAAAGGCGGATTGCTTAGCTGGTATTGGTTACCCTTGCTACCTCTATTTGTTGTTTATTGGATCTCTGCTGTGGCAGAAACCAATCGTGCCCCATTTGACGTCGCAGAAGGGGAATCAGAAATCGTTGCAGGATTCCACGTAGAATATGCCGGTATGACTT is a genomic window containing:
- the nuoH gene encoding NADH-quinone oxidoreductase subunit NuoH, which encodes MIEWLTILITILLKSVVIIVPLILAVAYLTYFERKVIGYIQVRIGPNRVGPFGLFQPFADVGKLLLKEIIMPTKSNKFLYIVAPILAFAPSLAAWSIVPFAEGWSLANINAGLLFLLAMTSLGVYGVIIAGWASNSKYAFLGALRSAAQVVSYEIAMGFALVGVLMAAGSMNLSDIVNAQKGGLLSWYWLPLLPLFVVYWISAVAETNRAPFDVAEGESEIVAGFHVEYAGMTFAIFFLAEYANMILLSVVAALMFMGGWLSPFEGIPFIQDKLMWVPGIVWLGLKVSFFLFLYLWFRATFPRYRYDQIMRLGWKIFIPVTFFWIVVEALAIKGHVGPWFT